The sequence GACCTAAAGGGGTGGGCACTGGATGAGAAAcagcattattattgttgtatcaaATCCTTGTTGATGTACTAGATAAAGTATGTAAGATTGCACATTTTAGTTCCTGGtctgaacattttaatatttttttaagctaTCTCTGGATAGAATCAGAAAATACTTTATTGTcaagtgtgtttacacacacaaggaatctGTCTTGGTGTTaggagcttccagtacagaaagtacaaacataTAATTAAGGCAAGAAAAACACTTATAATAAAGAGAATAgacaataaattatgaataacaatagtcataaaaatatacagaaaataaaaatgtccatAGACAGAATGTGCACATGTGCTATTTACAGATGAAGGTATGAGTTATTTACAGATGTGCAGTACTGAGGTGTGTTATGTGTTGTTCAGGTGGGATATggcctgggggggggggggggggtatcttGGAGGTTGGGTAGAGGGGCACCGATAATCCTCTCAGAAGTCCTGACTGTCTgttgtagtcttctgatgtctgttttggtagctgaaccaaaccagacagttatagatgAACACAAGACAGACTCGATGATGGCAGAGTAGAACTgtatcagcagctcctgtggcaggttggaCTTCCTCAGCTGGCAGAGGAAATACAGCCTCTGCTTGGTCTTTTTCACAACAGAGTCAATGTGATTGTACCACTTCAGGTCCTAAGAGATAGTGGTGCCTAGGAACccgaatgactccactgcagtcacagtgctgttcatgatggggGGGttcctcctgaagtccacaatcatctccacagATCTGAGAGTGtaaagctccaggttgttaagactgcaccagacagccattAAGCAAATTTGTCTCCGAAGCTCTGAATTTGGCctaatttatttttagaatagAAATGTGTCCTCCCacaattctgaaaacaaaacattagataaccaaataaaataatttattattaataataaagatttatattttgaataaatgcttttctttttaatattttattaatcaatgaatcctgaaaaattacagtttccacaaaatatttggcagcaaaactgttgccaacattgatcattctaataataaatcagcataatgaaattatttctgaagcatcatgtgacactttatactggagtaatggctgaattcagctttgcatcagagaaataaattatatttaaaatagaaaccattattttttattgcataacattttgcaagattactcttttttttctctgtatttttaatttttttttaaatgcagtcttgatgagcataagagacttctttaaaaatattacaagtcTTACTTATCCttatcttattttatatatatatatatatatatatatatatatatatatatatgtgtgtgtgtgtgtgtgtgtgtacacacacactgtaaacttATTTTtctaagttgtaaataaagataaattgTGTACATATTACTtgctacttgctgtttctttataattgtgacatttactagcaatttctaagtgaaatTGTTTCTACACCTTTTTTAAGTGTCTATTTATATGtcgaatacatttaataattaattaatttcaatatttgtctaataaattgtttaatatttttgctgtTCATTAATAGTTTTGTGCTTGTTTAATAATCTAAAAAGACAAAGGCTGTGTTTTTACAAACTAcaatgtgacaacatgccctgCCATTGTCAGCATGTAAAActaactataaaaaatattgacAGGAGCAAAGAAAATGTGATACATAGCACAGATCACCCCTGCTGGGTAAGGTGAAGAAATATTTCATTGTGCTTTCTTACCTTGCAGTTTGTCTTGTTGAAGTGAATGGAGGTTGACAGGGCTATTCAAAGCACTCTGTGGAAGGTTAAAGGTCACCATTACCTCATTTGCAAGCAGTTTTTTCACTGTGCTTTAAAAAATAGAATGAAACCAATGGCTAGTGTCAACAAAAGTAGGATCTTACTTTTCATTACTTCTATAACTGATATAGTTGACTGTTAGTTCTTGCTCAGTACGGTCTGTTTGAACTAGGTTTAGGTCTGGCTAATATAGCAGGTAGCCCGATGGTATGTTATTATGACCTGAGACCAGTTTTGTAGACATCATAGCATCATTTTGATTATGATCTAGGCACCTAGAGCTGAATCAAGATCAGTATGAGTGAGGCAGGCTGAAACTTGCCCCTGCTGATCAGAGTTAAGCTTTAGCAGGTGTGGCAAGTCCAAAACCAAAAGGAAGCAATATAAAAATCTCTAAAGCTCTGCTTTGTCAAAGTCTTTAAAAAGGACGACCAGATCCAAAATAAACCCACCAATATCCTCTACCCAAAACGACCAATCAAAATATGATTCAAGCTGGCTAAAAAGTCACGTTTCGATGAAGTTAACTGGTTTTTCAAACTGCAGAGTTAATTTAACTaagtcatttgaatttgttcatcaagccaaaaataaaagaacatatAGAGGGATCAGGAAagcgaagagagagagagatgtaataTAAACTTACAGATCTTGAATAAGGTTCCTGATCAAAGCTGTACACATCCTGTTAGTTGAGCTTGTCGTGGTCTCAGTACTTCCTGTTTTCCTGTGGCATTGACCTCCTCATGCCCAAGTACCAACGGCAGGAAATGTTCTAAACGAAGAAAAGCCTGAACAAATCTGAATGGCAttgatatatttcttaaaatacacCACAGTTTCATCATTAAATCATTTCAGCTATGAAGATCACTGCTCATAAAATGCAGCGCAATTATTTTCAACACTTCTttagaagcaaatcagcatattagaatgatttctgaatgatcatgtgacattgaagactggagtaatgatgctggaaattcagctttgcatcacagaaataaattacattttaaaatatattcaaatagaaagcagttcttctgaatggtaataatatttaacaatattacagtttttactgtacttttgaccaaataattgcagccttgatgACCATAAGAGTCTTGTTTCATTCTATATACATTCTATAAGAGCACAATTtgaacattaaataacattaacttaATTTCACAGTAAGATAACATTTGATAATCTTTCAACACACATCTCTTGGAAAGTTACATTGTGTAACTGTTACCCCATCTTTTCAGAATCAAAGATAACAGTGACAAACATAGATAAGCATGTAACACCTGCTAACTGTCAACCTGAATAAAAGAGAAGAATACAGTGTAAAAGCATTAggaacaaaattatataaatataccaCATGCATCATGTCAAAAACggctttaatatatttaaatgtttatttaaaaaatcttacttatTCCCTATTTTTATCCTATGCGTTTGCTATATTTAATcctgatttgttgttgttgttggcagCTTATTAAACTGCCGTTTAATTGAAATGACTAAAACTGTGATGATGTTCCATTCCCCAGCACTGCACCAGCTTTTGGGGTCTAACTTTACTTCAGTCCTGACCTACATACAGCTCCTGTAACCACATCAACAGATCTCAGAAGCAACCatttcaacacacaaacacacacacacacacacacaattagttTCTGAagtgatgaaaaataaatactatgtaATATACTCTTTTTATACTTTAGGACAAAAGTCCCTGGGTCTTTGCCTTGTTTAAAACCCACTTTTTCTTTAGTAGAAATTGAGAAAGTTTAAGACAAACAAAACACATGTATATaataatcatgctgattttcttATCATggtattttaattaaagtaacaTTTTGTCAAAAGCCTATGCAAAAGAAGCACTAAGCTCTTAACTGTACTCTCTAGCACAAGCCGTCTACTGCAGAATTGAACAGTAAATGACCGAAGACCATAATTGAAGAATATGACCTCACAAGGAAAGAGGCGGAGCCTGTGAAGTGTGTTTATGTCAGACAGGCAGAGACATCAGCGCTGGGCACAGAGTCActgtcccacacacacatacactcacacagacacacacacctgctccCTCCCTGCTGCAACTATGAAGAACAACATGTAAAACATCTGCATCTCAAATTGAATATTTTTATCATAACAGGCAGCATAtcgaaaaataaacaataattaattgtTGCATTTCATACACGAGTCTGAATGTTTGGGCATTcttgaaagattaaaaaaatcctgacattaattaattttgactcaTTAGATGATTTTGAAGTTAAACTGTGTCTGTATTGAATTTCTTTACAAAACCTAAATTGTAAagtattgtaaattatatttatttgtattatacctttaccacataaaaaaaatctatctgtgtgtgtgcgcgcccatatatatatatccaaacaATGATTACTTGTGTATTTGACAATATTGTTTCtttattaagaaataatatattcatatatattcttataatctgtattataaatgtaaatgattcatAAATCGTATTATACACTTATGTGGCCAAATCCCACTCACTGCATGCCATGCTGGTAGaccaaattaattctaaataaatcaaatcaactaTACCACCTAGTGTTTGCCAGCTTCATTCTTGGATATCATTTATTCTTCTTACAATGTCCATTTCCATTGTATCAGTTATGTAGTGGAAGTGGATTGGCACAGATCTGGAGTGGGGTTTGGTCTTAGTGAAGGGGGAACATTTTCCTTGGGTGGCAGGCCAAAGATCGGTGGCAGCTCTGTTGTTGGAGTAGCAGGTGAGTCTGAGAAAGCAGGGGAGATGGTGGATATAGGCAGGGTGTAATGAGGCTCCTCCTCTGCACCTGCCATGTCTCCACTGAGCACAAGCTCATCCAAACCCACCCCCTTCAGCTCACCCTGCCGCGGTCCAGTGAAAAAACGCAGAATGGCTTGAACCTGCTCCAGTTCCCATAAGCTTTCCACAACGACAAGCAAGACAATCAGTCCAAGCATCAGGTAACCTGAAAAAGACAAGTCTAGATTAGGGTTTCTGTAGGTTTTATAAAGGTAAGACCCTTTTAAGAGCAAGTAAAGAAAAATTTAAGTCAATGTTGTATCTAAATAAAGAGCAGACAATGAGTTGTATTTGCAACACTTACAAGTTTGAAAATTCAACTTTTTAATAATCTCTatcactttttaattaattttacttactAACTAATAAACCAACTAACCCACAAACTAACTAAATAAGGTTTGGATATACTCCCAACCCATACAATATGGAAATATCATTTACCGTAGTTTCTGATCACATGGCAAAAAAGGTGACGCTCTTCCTCagcatttttgttttggtttcctctgcaaatgtctaaagattcttaaatcatTGTACACTTATTTGAGAAGTGAAAATGAAGTGTGTTCATTGTTAAAATAAGACCAAATATCTGCAAATGAACTCAGAATCAACTTAATTCAAAAGCAAGTTTTCATCACACTTCGGCAGATTGATAATGcaagagtcattttttttttttttcagaaaataagaCTACTTCAACTCATTTTGCATCTCACTGTAACTTGATTAAAGGATGCTTAGATATTTGCATTTTGTTGCATTTCATTGCCCTGCACTGCATTTCGTTGCCCTGTATcgtacatgtgcaatgacaataaagttgaatcttatctaatctaatctaatatttgcattggaaaacaagacaaaaatactgaggaacatacaatttttttagcaatgcatacaatatttaattatttttttaaagaccttTTTATGACCCACAGAAAACAgtgaatcaaaacaatccatatacataaaaaaaaattcaaaaaataagTGCTGGGACTTACAGGAGGTTGCAAACTCCAGCCCCTGACGTGCTGCCCGGCTTTGCGTCCTCCCAGGCAGGAAGTCAACAAGTCCTGTCGTGCTAAGTGAGATAAAACAAAAGTAGAGTGACTCCAGGTAACTCCAGTCATTCTCCAGCAGGCAGAGGGCACCAGCAGGCAGAAGAAAGAACAATGTCGCTGTGCAAAAGGCGAGCACGCTGCAGTGCAGCAACGCAGCATGGTTGCGAGACAGTCCCCAGAAGACTTGAAGGTTGTGAATAGGGGTGTGTGTTACCCATGGCAGGATGGCATGAGTAAGGCTGGACAGCAGCAGCATGGTGAAGGGGATGCCCACAAGAcagtaaacaacacagaaaacacgGCCCTCATCCGAGAGAGGCACAGTGGTGCCATAACCTGCAAATATAGATGAGTTTAAAGATATCACAGATTTTAAAGCAGGATTACTTTAGTTAACTAAAATCAAAATCATAGAAAAACATAACAacatttgttacttgaaatacaataaacgtaatatataaactgaaataaaataattttgaatatttcagctagttgctgaagcaacatttctcatcatCGCAACTATAATAGTGTATCgctgatactaaaataaaactgctttgAAGAGATCACTGCCTTTTGataagtattattaaatgtgagccaaattaCACTGCAGGACTtgaaatttttacattaaaaagaaaTCAATCAATCTTGAGTGTGGAAAATTAAATATTGATGCATTTGGTTTGTTGAGTTTAAGAAATAAGATATGATTAATTCAAGTTTGAGTGTGAAGACTTAATATTTAAGTTGTATAATGTATTTTGATCGAAATTATATATAGCTCATGCATTGTTTGATTGAACTCGAATGACAAGAGTTAATATTTCTAAACCAACAGACAGACAAACTGGTGGAATAAACTTTACATTTGCTTCTTGGCTGTATAGGACCTACAACATTTTCAATTGTCTGAGCTGTTCACCAACATAGCCTCTCAGCAGATATTAGACTCTAAATGCTccacaagtaaaataataattaaaatatgagatAATTAAATACATGTTTGTGTTGGATAAAAGCACAGAGGTAGTTTTCAACGGGAAACATTCAGCCAGCACTGTAATGAATGTGTGACTGCTGCTCACCTGTAGTCGTGAGGAAGGTAATAACGAAAAACAGCGACGACGTAAAGTCGAAGTTGCACTTATCGCTGGCGGACTCCAGCGCGGCCACGCCACGTTTACCCGCGGAAAGCACGTTCATTAACAAACGATCCAAACTGCTCTCCTCAACACAAGGGTTATCTGCCAGAAAACGAGCTTTCAGTTCACGGACCTCTCTAACAAGCAAATTCACCTCAGGTTGCTCCAGTTTCATCAAAACAACGGCCCCGAGAACGATGAAGAGGCCGTACGCTATCATCATACACGTGAACGCGTGAACTCGTAGAAAAGTCAGAGCTTTGTCAGCAAAAATAGCCATCATTAaactatttttgtgtgtgtttgtattgccTCAGTATGGTAGAACATTAAGGTGCTGCATGTGTAACCAAACCTGGGCTCTGACATGGAGAGTTAACACCATGCTGAAAGTTTAATGCAATGGGTCAGAGCCTCCACCTGTCTGCTACACCTAAACCAAACTTTTCAAATTATAAGGCTGCCTCAACAAGCTCACTATCGGACTTCCAGTTGTCATTGGAGAAGAATTTAGTTTCTTAACGGTACGGTTTAAAATCCTGCTCCAACACATTTTGTAGAATGTATGGAAAGATACACAGTGACCAAGCTCTGAAAAGAACAGGAAGCATAATAGAATTACTACAGAATTAGTCATGCGTTATGTTCTTCTGCCTTCTGGagccatatgatagctttgtggtgaacagactgaaattgaagTTAATCACTGAAAAtgttccctatatatatatatatatatatatatatatatatattttttttttttttttaacaaattcctTTAGAGTAATGCATTATATACAGTTTTTGCTAAATTAATCTAAGGGGTTTCGATTTGACATGCAGCTTATTACCAGGCctataaaaataaactcattGGCATCATGAACagacatatataataaaatatattgtgagtacatgaaataaatctatttatttttacaggCCTACAACTTTACAAAACAAGTTAAACTTAAAAAAGGACATTCATTCATACATAAATCCTCTAATAAACAAGGCAATTGTATAACAGCATCTGTTCAGCTTTATCCTGCTGCAAGTACAGTAAATATAAACTTTAGAAATAACTATATAAGAACTTAAAGTTAATGCTACTGATCAGAATCAGCAGAGCTATAGCATAAAAATCTCAGGCGTTCATTCACAATTATTTTCTCACAATAATACTTGCCTTGTTTGCATAGAGCATATAGATCTGTTCATCTGTAATAACTAAGATGCAGCCATTTGATGAGATGTCACTGTGGTCACGTGTCTCTAAACGTCACGTACATCATTCACGTATTTTAAAG comes from Carassius auratus strain Wakin chromosome 3, ASM336829v1, whole genome shotgun sequence and encodes:
- the LOC113041794 gene encoding potassium channel subfamily K member 1-like, which codes for MLLLSSLTHAILPWVTHTPIHNLQVFWGLSRNHAALLHCSVLAFCTATLFFLLPAGALCLLENDWSYLESLYFCFISLSTTGLVDFLPGRTQSRAARQGLEFATSCYLMLGLIVLLVVVESLWELEQVQAILRFFTGPRQGELKGVGLDELVLSGDMAGAEEEPHYTLPISTISPAFSDSPATPTTELPPIFGLPPKENVPPSLRPNPTPDLCQSTSTT